In one window of Deltaproteobacteria bacterium DNA:
- a CDS encoding DUF554 domain-containing protein, with protein sequence MQLPIGSLVNAGAIVAGGLIGILLNRHFPERIRSIVFQALGLCVLIIGIGMSLKAESILPVTLSLILGGIIGEAVRIDRGIERLADRAKSFFKSSNPLFSQGFITTSLIYCIGAMAIVGSLTEGLTGERDILYTKAILDGFSAIVFAATYGFGVLLSAIPVFIYQAAITIFASSSQAFFTDSMTAQLTSTGGILILGIGINILNIRQIDIANLLPSLVIIAVLSYLF encoded by the coding sequence ATGCAACTCCCCATTGGCTCCCTTGTGAACGCCGGAGCCATCGTCGCCGGCGGCCTGATCGGAATTCTCCTGAATCGACATTTTCCCGAGCGTATCCGATCCATTGTCTTTCAGGCCCTTGGCCTCTGCGTCCTGATCATCGGCATTGGAATGTCTCTCAAGGCCGAATCCATTCTCCCGGTCACTCTGAGCCTGATTCTGGGTGGGATCATCGGTGAAGCCGTTCGTATAGATCGCGGCATTGAACGGCTAGCAGATCGCGCTAAATCTTTCTTTAAGTCGTCTAACCCATTATTTTCACAGGGTTTTATTACAACATCTCTCATTTATTGCATTGGGGCTATGGCCATTGTCGGATCACTTACCGAGGGCCTGACCGGAGAGAGGGACATCCTCTACACCAAGGCCATCCTCGATGGCTTTTCGGCCATTGTCTTCGCCGCCACATACGGTTTCGGTGTTTTGCTTTCAGCCATACCGGTCTTCATCTATCAGGCGGCCATCACCATTTTCGCCTCTAGCTCACAGGCCTTCTTTACCGACTCCATGACTGCCCAGTTGACGTCCACCGGAGGCATTCTCATCCTCGGTATCGGCATCAACATTCTGAACATCCGCCAAATCGATATCGCCAACCTCTTACCCTCCTTGGTGATCATCGCGGTTTTGTCCTATCTCTTCTGA
- a CDS encoding N-acetylmuramoyl-L-alanine amidase, with product MMPIKILRLNIFWFVFTVLIFVMASPIEASPDKDFQRGWNEFHALLKNSRDSQFRSSWIAIRNIFLNVYKEAPDGPSAPKALYYLGRVHEELGRRSGLETDKHLALDYYQRVVSKFPSHSWADDALFRKAKAEMELLSDDAQAYIDLLHIIHAYPKGDMFEAAQKELAKLDKKNRRLVKSPVQDTPKDSAKGKELAAVSPTPPAPLRIEPRPASTPSASPGKRSGQTPELTSIRHWSGPDYTRVVLDLDSSATYTHRLLNPDPKLKTPSRLFIDLECIGTASDIPSKLTIKNSVVREIRVGQRTGDVTRVVLDIESLKNAKVFNLEDPYRIVVDVYTPPPSAASPPSRTAAKPATPKGQELRIEINESSKSMAGTLVEQLGLKLQTVMIDPGHGGKDPGATHGKIYEKDINLRFAKILGKQLEDKGLKILYTRTTDVFLSLEERTALANAQGVDLFLSIHCNAHPSSSASGLEVYFLNLAKNKDAVRVAARENAVSERKISDLQFILTDLMLSSKIKESQDLAHHVHSTALKTMAKDYRLKDHGIRQAPFYVLMGAKMPAVLIELGYLTNAKERAMLQSDAYLRKLASGLAGGVMAYKNKIEQFASL from the coding sequence ATGATGCCCATAAAAATACTCCGTCTCAACATATTTTGGTTTGTCTTCACAGTGCTGATCTTTGTCATGGCCTCCCCGATTGAAGCCTCACCGGACAAGGACTTTCAAAGGGGCTGGAACGAATTCCACGCCCTGCTCAAGAACTCGCGTGACAGCCAATTCAGGTCATCCTGGATTGCCATCCGCAATATCTTCCTGAACGTCTACAAGGAAGCCCCCGATGGTCCCAGCGCTCCCAAGGCACTCTACTATCTCGGCCGAGTCCACGAAGAACTCGGGCGCCGTTCCGGCCTCGAAACGGACAAGCATCTGGCATTGGACTACTACCAGCGGGTAGTCAGTAAATTTCCCTCCCACTCCTGGGCCGACGATGCCCTCTTTCGCAAGGCCAAGGCCGAAATGGAACTGCTCTCCGATGATGCCCAGGCCTACATCGATCTGCTCCACATCATCCACGCCTATCCCAAGGGGGACATGTTCGAGGCTGCCCAGAAAGAACTGGCAAAATTGGATAAAAAGAACCGCAGGTTAGTCAAGTCACCGGTTCAGGACACCCCCAAGGATTCGGCCAAAGGCAAGGAACTTGCAGCCGTCAGCCCCACCCCGCCTGCTCCCTTGAGAATCGAACCCCGCCCGGCTTCGACACCATCGGCATCGCCTGGAAAACGCTCCGGGCAGACCCCGGAACTGACCTCCATCCGTCATTGGAGCGGTCCGGACTACACCCGGGTCGTCCTCGATCTCGATTCCAGTGCGACCTACACGCACCGTCTTCTCAATCCCGATCCCAAGCTCAAAACTCCGTCTCGTTTGTTCATCGACCTTGAGTGCATCGGCACCGCATCGGACATCCCTTCTAAGCTGACCATCAAGAACAGCGTGGTCCGTGAAATCCGTGTCGGCCAGAGGACTGGAGACGTCACCCGCGTCGTTTTGGACATCGAAAGTCTGAAAAACGCCAAGGTCTTCAACCTTGAGGATCCGTATCGCATCGTTGTCGACGTGTACACTCCTCCCCCGAGTGCGGCTTCGCCTCCGTCCAGAACCGCCGCCAAACCCGCAACTCCCAAAGGCCAGGAACTCCGAATCGAGATCAACGAATCAAGTAAGTCCATGGCTGGCACCTTGGTTGAGCAGCTTGGGCTCAAGCTCCAGACCGTCATGATCGATCCCGGTCATGGAGGAAAAGATCCAGGAGCTACCCACGGCAAAATCTATGAGAAGGACATCAACCTGCGGTTTGCCAAGATATTGGGGAAACAGCTCGAGGACAAGGGCCTAAAAATTCTCTATACCCGGACCACAGATGTCTTTCTCTCCCTGGAAGAGCGTACGGCTTTGGCCAACGCCCAGGGCGTCGATCTTTTTCTGTCCATTCATTGCAACGCCCATCCATCATCATCAGCTTCCGGCCTGGAGGTCTATTTCCTCAATCTGGCCAAAAACAAGGATGCTGTCCGAGTTGCAGCCCGTGAAAATGCCGTTTCGGAGCGTAAGATCAGTGATCTGCAATTCATCCTGACCGACCTGATGCTCAGCTCAAAGATCAAGGAATCCCAGGATCTGGCTCATCATGTCCACAGTACGGCTCTTAAAACCATGGCTAAGGACTATCGCCTCAAGGATCATGGGATTCGACAGGCGCCTTTCTATGTGTTGATGGGCGCTAAGATGCCCGCGGTATTGATTGAACTCGGCTATCTGACCAATGCCAAGGAACGGGCCATGCTTCAGAGCGATGCCTACCTGCGCAAATTGGCATCAGGCCTTGCCGGAGGCGTCATGGCCTACAAAAACAAGATCGAACAATTCGCCAGCCTTTAA
- a CDS encoding NAD-dependent epimerase, protein MRFLVTGAAGFIGFHLCRSLVLDGYPVVGVDNLDPYYSVQLKRDRLAILEPNALFDFTESSVADERALTSIFNRFAPTHVVHLAAQAGVRYSLANPKAYVDANLVGFANVLECCRQHHVRHLVFASSSSVYGLNTDMPFSVRQNVDHPISLYAATKKSNELMAHSYSYLYDMPCTGLRFFTVYGPWGRPDMALFRFTSAMLEGKPIDVYNQGHMKRDFTYIDDSVECVRRLVHLPPVSNPDWDGRRPNPATSPSPYRILNIGNGRTVGLMEFVSALEECLGAKANCNFLPMQPGDVAETHADSTELFDLIGFRPKTTVRDGIRSFVDWYKAYFS, encoded by the coding sequence ATCCGCTTTCTGGTCACAGGTGCCGCCGGTTTCATTGGATTCCATCTCTGTCGATCGCTTGTTCTGGACGGGTATCCGGTCGTCGGGGTCGACAATCTTGATCCTTATTACTCGGTCCAGCTTAAACGAGACCGGCTTGCGATCCTTGAGCCAAACGCCCTGTTCGACTTTACCGAGTCTTCAGTCGCCGACGAACGGGCCCTGACAAGCATCTTCAATCGATTCGCTCCAACCCACGTCGTCCATCTTGCCGCCCAAGCTGGAGTCCGCTACAGCTTGGCCAACCCAAAGGCGTATGTTGACGCCAATCTCGTCGGTTTTGCCAATGTCCTTGAATGCTGTCGTCAGCACCATGTCAGACACCTTGTTTTCGCCTCGTCTAGCTCTGTCTATGGCCTGAACACTGATATGCCATTTAGCGTCCGGCAAAACGTCGACCATCCGATATCCCTTTATGCCGCCACCAAAAAGTCCAATGAGCTCATGGCCCATTCCTACTCATACCTTTACGACATGCCGTGCACAGGGCTTAGATTCTTCACCGTGTACGGGCCTTGGGGTAGACCGGACATGGCCCTTTTCCGATTCACTTCAGCCATGCTTGAGGGCAAACCAATCGATGTTTACAATCAGGGGCACATGAAACGTGATTTCACATATATTGATGATTCCGTGGAATGCGTCCGCCGCCTAGTCCACCTCCCACCCGTTTCGAATCCAGACTGGGATGGCCGGCGCCCCAACCCTGCGACCAGCCCGTCTCCCTATCGTATTTTGAATATTGGCAATGGTCGGACCGTCGGCCTGATGGAGTTCGTCTCCGCTCTTGAGGAATGCCTCGGTGCCAAGGCTAATTGTAATTTTCTCCCCATGCAGCCCGGCGATGTGGCTGAAACGCATGCTGATTCCACGGAACTCTTCGATCTCATCGGCTTTCGGCCCAAGACAACAGTCCGTGATGGAATTCGATCATTTGTCGACTGGTATAAGGCTTACTTTTCCTGA
- a CDS encoding ParA family protein, translating to MSTVISISNQKGGVGKTTTCINLGASLAVMEKKVLIVDSDPQGNATSGLGLTAKTRHRTLYEIIFNNAPCRVCVHSTELNYLSIIPSSPDLVGMDLAMAGSVAREFILKERIASLTQEFDFILIDTPPSLGLLTVNALCAANFVLIPLQCEYYALEGMTQLMGTVGEVQKKVNPNLSILGVILTMFDKRNRLSFQVEKEARKHFSSLTFSSKIPRNVRLSEAPSHGKPALLYDLRSTGTQAYINLAREVMNRVLEITRR from the coding sequence GTGAGCACCGTCATCTCCATATCGAATCAGAAAGGAGGGGTGGGAAAAACCACCACCTGCATCAACCTTGGGGCATCCTTAGCGGTGATGGAAAAAAAGGTTCTGATCGTCGACAGCGACCCCCAAGGGAATGCCACCAGCGGCTTGGGTCTGACAGCAAAAACCCGGCATAGAACATTGTACGAAATCATTTTCAACAATGCCCCTTGCCGGGTCTGCGTCCACAGCACCGAACTTAACTATCTCTCGATAATTCCCTCATCGCCCGACTTGGTCGGAATGGACCTGGCCATGGCCGGTAGCGTGGCTCGTGAATTCATCCTCAAGGAACGGATTGCTTCCTTGACCCAGGAATTTGATTTTATACTCATTGATACTCCTCCGTCACTTGGACTCTTGACGGTCAACGCTCTCTGCGCCGCGAACTTCGTTCTTATCCCACTCCAATGCGAATACTATGCTCTGGAAGGAATGACCCAGCTAATGGGCACGGTTGGGGAGGTTCAAAAAAAAGTCAATCCAAACCTTTCGATCCTCGGCGTTATCCTGACCATGTTCGACAAGCGGAACCGGTTGTCGTTCCAAGTCGAAAAAGAAGCCAGAAAGCATTTTTCATCTCTGACATTCTCCTCCAAAATCCCTAGAAACGTCCGACTCTCCGAAGCCCCGAGCCATGGCAAGCCTGCGTTGCTGTACGACCTGCGGTCGACAGGAACACAGGCCTATATAAACTTGGCCCGAGAAGTAATGAACCGAGTCCTGGAAATTACAAGACGGTAA
- the murJ gene encoding murein biosynthesis integral membrane protein MurJ: MRSSISRNAFTMAWATILSRVLGFARDIILAFALGASPLADAFFVAFRVPNILRRLFAEGSLTMAFVPVFSRILERNGPQAAFSLTRSVQLWLLIILVAMTVLVLYWANPVAWALAPGFAADADLMAQTVTLLRICFPYIIFISSVALCMGTLNGLGHFLAPALSPCILNLALIAAALAALATGGNVALYLSWGVLAGGLGQWLLQQPWLQKAGFRWLGPASPLGPEVAKVGRMVLPTVFGSAIYQINIVATTILASMLAEGSISILYYADRIVQLPLGVFGVSLATAALPAISSLIAQNRGAEAEGAIRDTFAMLMFVSLPAMAGLMALAGPIVSLLFGRGAFGAEDTRLTALALQAYAIGLPAFCGVRTLVSAFYSFEDTKTPVLAGTVSVACNIVLGIGLMRIWGVMGLALATTLASWVNMTWLGWRLRRMARWDQGLMARLAPMMVISAAMGLSAWATTGSGKWSVALVPIWAILYFGACLAWKIPEGRAVAKLMVRGQK; this comes from the coding sequence ATGCGCAGCTCGATTTCAAGAAATGCATTTACCATGGCCTGGGCCACGATCCTCAGCCGTGTGCTTGGATTCGCCAGGGACATAATTCTAGCGTTTGCTTTGGGAGCCAGCCCTTTGGCTGATGCATTTTTCGTCGCCTTCCGCGTGCCGAATATCCTTCGCCGACTTTTTGCTGAAGGTTCCTTGACCATGGCCTTTGTGCCAGTCTTTTCTCGTATCTTGGAACGAAACGGGCCGCAAGCAGCATTTTCTCTAACTCGATCGGTTCAACTCTGGCTATTGATCATTCTCGTGGCAATGACGGTCCTAGTTCTGTACTGGGCAAACCCCGTTGCCTGGGCATTGGCCCCGGGGTTTGCCGCAGATGCGGATCTCATGGCCCAGACCGTGACCCTACTCAGGATATGTTTTCCATACATCATTTTTATTTCCAGCGTTGCCCTGTGCATGGGAACGCTGAACGGCCTGGGGCATTTCTTGGCTCCGGCCCTGTCTCCGTGCATTCTGAATCTGGCTCTCATCGCCGCGGCCCTGGCGGCCTTGGCTACGGGCGGAAATGTGGCCCTCTACCTGTCTTGGGGCGTACTGGCCGGAGGATTGGGACAATGGCTCCTGCAACAGCCCTGGCTCCAGAAGGCCGGGTTCAGATGGCTGGGGCCAGCCTCTCCCCTGGGTCCCGAGGTGGCCAAGGTAGGCCGAATGGTCCTGCCCACAGTGTTCGGGTCTGCTATCTATCAGATCAACATCGTGGCCACGACCATTCTGGCTTCCATGCTGGCCGAAGGCAGCATCTCCATTCTCTACTACGCAGATCGGATCGTGCAGCTGCCACTGGGGGTGTTCGGTGTTTCCCTGGCCACGGCGGCTCTTCCTGCCATATCGTCGCTCATTGCCCAGAACAGGGGCGCAGAGGCGGAAGGTGCCATTCGCGATACCTTTGCAATGCTCATGTTCGTTTCCCTCCCAGCAATGGCCGGGCTTATGGCCTTAGCCGGTCCTATCGTGTCCCTGCTATTCGGCCGTGGGGCCTTCGGCGCAGAAGATACGCGCCTGACGGCACTGGCCCTCCAGGCTTACGCCATAGGATTGCCGGCCTTTTGCGGGGTCAGGACATTGGTTTCGGCCTTTTATTCCTTTGAGGATACAAAAACCCCTGTCTTGGCGGGGACGGTCAGCGTGGCCTGTAACATCGTTCTCGGAATTGGTTTGATGCGGATTTGGGGGGTGATGGGACTGGCCTTGGCGACAACCCTGGCCTCGTGGGTGAACATGACCTGGCTGGGCTGGCGTTTGCGTCGTATGGCTAGATGGGATCAGGGTTTGATGGCAAGATTGGCGCCGATGATGGTCATTTCAGCCGCGATGGGCCTGTCGGCCTGGGCCACAACCGGGTCGGGTAAATGGTCGGTGGCCCTCGTACCCATCTGGGCGATACTCTACTTTGGGGCCTGTCTGGCCTGGAAAATTCCGGAAGGACGAGCTGTTGCCAAGCTTATGGTCAGGGGCCAAAAATGA